The proteins below come from a single Candidatus Eremiobacteraceae bacterium genomic window:
- the smc gene encoding chromosome segregation protein SMC has protein sequence MYLKSIDLFGFKTFAERTRLVFEPGIAAIVGPNGSGKSNFVDAARWVLGEQSAKQLRGARMDEVIFAGNTHRRPLGMAEVTLTFDNADGTLPMPFAEIAVTRRCYRTGESEYFLNRTQVRLRDIMDLLLGTGLGPDASAIVSQGQIDSILSAKPAERRELFEEAAGTSKYQARKREAQRRLEQTEANALRVNDVLAEIEQQVPAIESQVRRAKRYRKATQLLRDLEILSYVRKTAARREERAKLTDILASDDERQAGEKAQRERIQTELNETRYEEYQATVALDERTAAYSETAALVQSAATSHAAAQARAEDAERRCLDHARDARGAELAVQTATQRIETLVRELAASRQRRDDALADAERAAAAERTGSQGWEAAYSALRAVEDRRAAAAADAAESDTASQAAAAHCERLVENVSHLDGEARAADAHRDSIASRTSELRATTDELGRSIEALSKGAVDAAALRDARGVEVDKERASVEAARAKVVELSARLAAHKEFEEAGAGVPPGVRAVTAVSESTLHGAIGTIADLIEVDAAYAAAIDVALGSKAHDVLTKTSADARAAIDYLKSKRAGRATFRPLDLARQRPLPLAPDASKASGFVGKAIDLVRCRADVRDAIDHALGDVVIVRTLPDALALAQSAPDTAVVTLDGEIVRGAAITGGTGDGETGPLARRVLAEELRRERDAAGSLVDEAEKRLAAARAAVALAAADVERAAAARVDAELQRRDVRSALDHAAEESAEIEACRNSLASAMVKAKADLDAARAEAKRYDERSRVAREAAAKLESDRARAAADADKLQSALSGLRDAHRTAAAEAAALVERVAQAGDDVESARADLAASKIAQEERAAALEGARAERDSMRTDAADLSRKKVEAEGQLQEVEAQVQALRAKRDELGARARAASEAADAAQARERERSLEEQRHRIRLAEIDAELSLLQETFAQNPATDQECTAVGERHKNFEGEADTEIRRLRDEVGRLGNVNLNALEDQAALLERREFLRGQLADLEKARESILSVIAEIDAESLRQFNETFDKVAVAFSETFARLFTGGVGKIWLADSLDPTEAGIEIAVQPPGKKMQSLNLLSGGERAMTAVALIFAILQVRPSPFYIFDEIDAALDEANIGRFGSLLRELADRAQTIIITHNKATMTLADRIYGVTMGEPGVSNILSLALEQASA, from the coding sequence ATCTACCTAAAGAGCATCGACCTCTTCGGCTTCAAGACGTTCGCCGAGCGGACGCGCCTGGTCTTCGAACCGGGCATCGCGGCGATCGTCGGCCCCAACGGCTCGGGCAAATCGAACTTCGTCGACGCCGCGCGCTGGGTGCTTGGCGAGCAGAGCGCCAAGCAGCTGCGCGGCGCCCGCATGGACGAGGTCATCTTCGCGGGGAACACGCACCGCCGGCCGCTCGGCATGGCCGAGGTGACGCTCACCTTCGACAACGCCGACGGCACGCTGCCGATGCCGTTCGCGGAGATCGCGGTCACGCGCCGCTGCTACCGGACGGGCGAGAGCGAGTACTTCCTCAACCGCACGCAGGTCAGGCTGCGCGACATCATGGACCTGCTGCTCGGCACCGGCCTCGGTCCGGATGCATCGGCGATCGTCTCGCAAGGTCAGATCGACTCGATCCTCTCGGCGAAGCCCGCCGAGCGGCGCGAGCTTTTCGAAGAGGCCGCGGGCACGAGCAAGTATCAGGCGCGCAAGCGCGAGGCGCAGCGTCGCCTCGAACAGACCGAAGCGAATGCACTGCGCGTCAACGACGTCCTCGCCGAGATCGAGCAGCAAGTGCCGGCCATCGAATCGCAGGTCCGGCGCGCGAAGCGATATCGTAAGGCGACGCAGCTGCTCCGCGACCTCGAGATCCTTTCTTACGTCCGAAAGACGGCCGCGCGCCGCGAAGAGCGCGCGAAGCTGACGGACATCCTCGCATCGGACGATGAGCGTCAAGCCGGTGAGAAGGCGCAGCGAGAACGCATCCAGACCGAACTCAACGAGACGCGCTACGAAGAGTATCAAGCGACGGTGGCGCTCGACGAGCGGACGGCGGCGTACTCCGAGACCGCCGCGCTCGTCCAATCGGCCGCGACCTCGCATGCGGCAGCGCAAGCCCGGGCCGAGGACGCGGAGCGCCGCTGTCTCGACCACGCGCGCGACGCCCGCGGCGCCGAGCTCGCGGTGCAGACCGCGACGCAGCGGATCGAAACGCTCGTCCGAGAGCTGGCCGCATCGCGCCAACGGCGCGACGACGCGCTCGCCGACGCCGAACGAGCCGCAGCTGCCGAACGTACGGGCTCCCAAGGGTGGGAGGCAGCGTATTCGGCGCTTCGCGCCGTCGAAGATCGGCGTGCCGCCGCGGCCGCCGACGCCGCGGAAAGCGACACCGCTTCGCAGGCTGCCGCCGCTCACTGCGAACGGCTCGTCGAAAACGTATCGCATCTCGACGGCGAGGCGCGGGCAGCCGACGCACATCGCGACAGCATCGCAAGCCGGACGTCGGAGCTGCGCGCGACGACCGACGAGCTCGGGCGCAGCATCGAGGCGCTGAGCAAGGGCGCCGTCGACGCCGCCGCACTGCGTGATGCGCGGGGAGTCGAGGTCGACAAAGAGCGCGCGTCGGTCGAAGCAGCGCGCGCGAAAGTCGTCGAGCTGAGCGCACGGCTCGCCGCACACAAAGAGTTCGAGGAAGCGGGCGCCGGCGTGCCGCCGGGCGTTCGCGCCGTCACCGCCGTGAGCGAGTCGACGCTGCACGGAGCCATCGGTACGATCGCCGACTTGATCGAGGTAGATGCGGCGTACGCGGCGGCGATCGACGTCGCGCTCGGCAGCAAAGCGCACGATGTTTTGACGAAGACGTCGGCCGACGCGAGGGCCGCGATCGACTATCTGAAGAGCAAGCGCGCCGGGCGCGCGACGTTCAGGCCGCTCGACCTCGCGCGACAGCGGCCGCTGCCGCTCGCGCCCGACGCATCGAAGGCGTCGGGGTTCGTCGGCAAAGCGATCGATCTCGTGCGTTGCCGCGCCGACGTCCGCGACGCGATAGACCACGCGCTCGGCGACGTCGTCATCGTGCGCACGCTCCCCGACGCGCTCGCGCTCGCGCAAAGCGCGCCCGACACCGCGGTCGTCACGCTCGACGGCGAGATCGTCCGCGGAGCCGCCATCACCGGCGGAACGGGGGATGGCGAAACAGGCCCGCTCGCGCGTCGCGTGTTGGCCGAAGAACTGCGCCGCGAGCGCGACGCCGCCGGCTCTCTCGTCGATGAAGCGGAAAAGCGGTTGGCCGCGGCGCGTGCGGCTGTGGCGCTGGCTGCCGCAGACGTCGAACGCGCAGCCGCCGCCCGCGTCGATGCCGAGCTGCAGCGCAGGGACGTGCGAAGCGCGCTCGATCACGCCGCCGAAGAGTCGGCCGAGATCGAAGCATGCCGTAACTCGCTCGCGAGCGCGATGGTCAAGGCGAAAGCCGATCTCGACGCGGCGCGAGCAGAGGCCAAGCGCTACGACGAGCGCTCTCGCGTCGCGCGAGAAGCGGCTGCGAAGCTCGAGTCGGATCGCGCCCGCGCCGCCGCCGATGCGGACAAGCTGCAATCGGCGCTCTCCGGCCTCCGCGATGCGCATCGCACGGCCGCCGCCGAAGCGGCCGCGCTCGTCGAGCGAGTCGCTCAGGCGGGCGACGACGTCGAGTCGGCTCGTGCCGATCTCGCCGCAAGCAAGATCGCACAAGAAGAGCGAGCTGCGGCGCTCGAGGGCGCGCGAGCCGAGCGCGATTCCATGCGCACCGATGCCGCAGACCTCTCGCGAAAGAAAGTCGAAGCCGAAGGTCAGCTGCAAGAAGTAGAAGCCCAGGTCCAAGCGCTGCGCGCGAAGCGCGACGAGCTCGGCGCACGGGCGAGGGCGGCCTCCGAAGCGGCCGACGCGGCACAGGCCCGCGAACGAGAACGTTCGCTCGAGGAGCAGAGGCATCGCATCCGCCTCGCGGAGATCGACGCGGAGCTGTCGCTCCTCCAAGAGACGTTCGCCCAGAATCCGGCGACCGACCAAGAGTGCACGGCCGTCGGGGAGCGGCACAAGAATTTCGAAGGCGAAGCCGATACGGAGATCCGCCGGCTGCGTGATGAAGTCGGGCGCCTCGGCAACGTCAACCTGAACGCTCTCGAAGACCAAGCCGCGCTGCTCGAGCGTCGCGAATTCCTCCGCGGCCAGCTCGCGGATCTGGAGAAGGCGCGCGAGAGCATCCTTTCGGTCATCGCCGAGATCGACGCCGAGTCGCTGCGCCAGTTCAACGAGACGTTCGACAAGGTCGCGGTCGCGTTTTCGGAGACGTTCGCGCGGCTGTTCACCGGCGGCGTCGGCAAGATCTGGCTCGCGGATTCGCTCGATCCCACCGAAGCGGGGATCGAGATCGCCGTGCAGCCGCCGGGCAAGAAGATGCAAAGCCTCAATCTGTTGTCGGGCGGCGAGCGTGCGATGACGGCGGTCGCGCTCATCTTCGCGATACTGCAAGTGCGGCCGAGCCCGTTCTACATCTTCGACGAGATCGACGCGGCGCTCGACGAGGCGAACATCGGCCGCTTCGGATCGCTGCTCCGCGAGCTCGCCGACCGCGCGCAGACGATTATCATCACGCACAACAAAGCGACGATGACGCTCGCGGACCGCATCTACGGCGTCACGATGGGCGAGCCGGGCGTCTCGAACATCCTGTCGCTCGCGCTGGAGCAGGCGAGCGCCTGA
- a CDS encoding alkaline phosphatase family protein: MNRIALFALASALAVSGLASPALASKLPPAPKHIVIVFEENRDYNTIVNDKRLAEMQALLGRGTLFTDSHAVTHPSLPNYFAIFTGQTNTDGDHCSDKADAVGDLPVNAGLKALMPTIASELIAAHHTFVGYSEGLPNAGYVGCFGRGGPIFGAYYKRHSPWAFFTKAGHPSQIIADTHGYLLDDSLNQPFSAFPNPDHYADLPTLAMVTPNVSDDMHGTGLGGSSERLAMDADQWLGVNILPLVDWAADPKNSTLVILTWDEGGHHAHGDANHIPTLFFGAMTKQGIDAEHITHYDLLATIERFYGLPPMTANDKAATTIADCWR; the protein is encoded by the coding sequence ATGAATCGAATCGCGCTTTTTGCCCTCGCGTCGGCGCTTGCCGTTTCCGGTTTGGCGTCGCCGGCACTAGCCTCAAAGCTCCCGCCGGCGCCGAAACACATCGTCATCGTCTTCGAGGAAAACCGCGATTACAACACGATCGTCAACGACAAGCGGCTCGCGGAGATGCAGGCGCTTCTCGGGCGCGGCACGCTTTTCACCGATTCCCACGCAGTCACGCACCCGAGCCTGCCGAACTACTTCGCGATCTTCACCGGGCAGACGAACACCGACGGCGATCACTGTTCCGACAAAGCCGACGCGGTGGGCGACCTGCCGGTCAACGCGGGGCTCAAAGCGCTCATGCCGACGATCGCGAGCGAGCTCATCGCTGCGCATCACACATTCGTCGGCTACTCGGAGGGACTGCCGAACGCCGGCTACGTCGGATGCTTCGGCCGCGGCGGACCGATCTTCGGCGCATACTACAAGCGCCACTCGCCGTGGGCGTTCTTCACGAAGGCGGGCCACCCAAGCCAGATCATCGCCGACACGCATGGGTATCTGCTCGACGACAGCCTTAATCAACCGTTCTCTGCATTTCCGAATCCCGATCACTATGCCGACCTCCCGACCCTGGCGATGGTGACGCCCAACGTGAGCGACGACATGCACGGCACGGGCCTCGGCGGGAGTTCGGAACGTCTCGCGATGGACGCCGACCAGTGGCTCGGCGTCAACATCCTGCCCCTCGTCGACTGGGCGGCCGACCCGAAGAACTCGACGCTCGTCATCTTGACCTGGGATGAGGGCGGGCATCACGCGCACGGCGACGCGAACCACATCCCTACGCTTTTTTTCGGCGCGATGACGAAGCAAGGCATCGATGCCGAGCACATCACGCACTACGACCTGCTCGCGACGATCGAACGATTCTACGGTTTGCCGCCGATGACGGCGAACGATAAGGCGGCGACGACGATCGCGGATTGCTGGCGTTGA
- the rpmA gene encoding 50S ribosomal protein L27, with product MRIDLQRFAHKKGLGSSRNGRDSNSKRLGLKKFGGETVAAGNIILRQRGTRFFPGTNVGMGKDNTLFAMVGGTVKFARRGKDKQVVAVEPAPVEA from the coding sequence ATGAGAATCGATCTTCAGCGCTTCGCCCACAAGAAGGGCCTCGGCTCGTCGCGCAACGGCCGGGACTCGAACTCGAAGCGGCTCGGCCTAAAGAAGTTCGGCGGCGAGACAGTCGCGGCCGGCAATATCATCCTGCGCCAGCGCGGCACGCGGTTCTTCCCCGGCACCAACGTCGGCATGGGCAAGGACAACACGCTGTTCGCGATGGTCGGCGGCACGGTCAAGTTCGCACGACGCGGCAAAGACAAGCAAGTCGTCGCGGTCGAGCCAGCGCCAGTCGAGGCGTGA
- the obgE gene encoding GTPase ObgE — protein MFVDEASILVHAGDGGDGVVAFRREKYVPRGGPSGGDGGRGGSIYLVADPQLATLIEFRHKRSFDAGRGENGASANCHGKDGDDIDIPVPCGTLVFSNDELVADLDEAGARVCIARGGRGGLGNQHFATSTRQTPRFAQKGEPGEERKLDLQLKLLADAGIVGAPNAGKSTLLSAVSSAKPKIADYPFTTLEPQLGVVRVDIDANFVLVDVPGLIEGASEGVGLGDRFLKHVERCRVLIHLVDGALMPEEALAQLATTERELSAWSPLLAGKRKIVAVSKQDLPDARETLAALKDALDQPVFGISAATRKGVVELMAATYEAILEDRARAAAEERARGPVLRPEPKTSSTVVVEKEPDGYRISGEKIERLAAMTDFETDDGRAYFDRVLARSGARKKLDRLGARPGDTIRVGDRAYTHS, from the coding sequence ATGTTCGTCGACGAAGCTTCCATATTAGTCCACGCCGGTGATGGCGGTGACGGCGTCGTCGCGTTCCGGCGAGAGAAGTACGTCCCCCGCGGCGGCCCGAGCGGCGGCGACGGCGGACGCGGCGGATCGATCTACCTCGTGGCCGATCCGCAGCTCGCGACCCTCATAGAATTCCGCCACAAGCGCAGCTTCGACGCGGGCCGCGGCGAGAATGGCGCGTCCGCGAACTGCCACGGCAAGGATGGCGACGACATCGACATCCCTGTGCCGTGCGGCACGCTCGTGTTCTCGAATGACGAGCTCGTCGCAGATCTCGACGAGGCGGGCGCGCGCGTCTGCATCGCGCGCGGCGGACGAGGTGGTCTCGGCAATCAGCATTTCGCGACCTCGACGCGCCAGACACCGCGCTTCGCGCAAAAAGGCGAGCCCGGAGAAGAGCGCAAGCTCGATCTCCAGCTCAAACTGCTCGCCGACGCCGGAATCGTCGGAGCGCCGAACGCCGGCAAGTCGACGCTGCTGTCTGCGGTGTCATCTGCGAAGCCGAAGATCGCAGACTACCCGTTCACGACGCTCGAGCCCCAACTCGGCGTCGTCCGGGTCGATATCGACGCGAACTTCGTGCTTGTCGACGTGCCCGGCCTCATCGAGGGCGCGAGCGAAGGTGTCGGGCTAGGCGATCGCTTCTTGAAGCACGTCGAGCGGTGCCGCGTTCTCATCCACCTCGTCGACGGCGCGCTGATGCCCGAAGAGGCGCTCGCACAGCTGGCGACGACCGAGCGCGAGCTATCGGCATGGAGCCCGCTCCTCGCGGGCAAGCGCAAAATCGTCGCGGTCTCGAAACAAGACTTGCCCGACGCGCGCGAAACGCTCGCCGCTCTGAAAGACGCCCTCGATCAACCGGTGTTCGGGATCTCGGCGGCGACGCGAAAAGGCGTCGTCGAACTCATGGCGGCGACGTACGAAGCGATCCTCGAAGATCGCGCGAGAGCTGCGGCCGAAGAGCGGGCGCGCGGACCGGTCTTGCGGCCCGAACCCAAGACGTCATCGACCGTCGTCGTCGAAAAAGAACCCGATGGCTACCGCATCAGCGGCGAGAAGATCGAAAGGCTCGCGGCGATGACCGACTTCGAGACCGACGACGGGCGCGCGTATTTCGATCGCGTTCTCGCGCGCAGCGGTGCTCGGAAGAAGCTCGACCGGCTCGGCGCCAGGCCGGGCGACACGATACGCGTCGGCGATCGGGCGTACACGCACTCGTGA
- the fabF gene encoding beta-ketoacyl-ACP synthase II — MQAPRRVVVTGLGAVTPLGITVEEFWSNVAAGRSGVGPITLFDASSLPTRFAAEVKGFDPTALINKKDARKMDRFTQFAFVAAQQALVDSKLEITDANRDDIGCIMGSGIGGIITLESQHKVLLEQGADRLSPFFIPMMIGNMAPGMISIALNIHGPTMTTVSACASSNNAIGDAFRAVRMGEAEAMICGGSEAPISPIAVGGFCAMRALSTRNDDPATASRPFDAERDGFVICEGGGALVLEERTAAMKRGARIYAEMIGYGQSSDAYHMVAPDPDARGVKLAMIRGLRDAGIKPDEVGYINAHATSTGLGDASETQAIKAVFGEGAQKLPVSANKSMFGHALGAAGALEGICTVLTLERGIIPPTINYHTFDPQCDLDCVPNVARKADVDVAISNSFGFGGHNAVLVFKRHVDA, encoded by the coding sequence ATGCAGGCCCCCAGGCGCGTCGTCGTGACAGGACTCGGCGCCGTCACCCCGCTCGGCATCACCGTCGAAGAATTCTGGTCCAATGTCGCGGCTGGGCGCAGCGGCGTGGGACCGATCACGCTTTTCGACGCGAGCTCGCTGCCGACGAGATTCGCGGCCGAAGTGAAGGGCTTCGATCCGACGGCGCTCATCAACAAAAAAGACGCCCGCAAAATGGATCGCTTCACGCAGTTCGCTTTCGTCGCGGCGCAGCAGGCGCTCGTCGATTCGAAGCTCGAGATCACCGACGCGAACCGCGACGACATCGGCTGTATCATGGGCTCGGGCATCGGCGGCATCATCACGCTCGAATCCCAGCATAAAGTTCTGCTCGAACAAGGCGCCGACCGTCTGTCGCCGTTCTTCATCCCGATGATGATCGGGAACATGGCGCCGGGCATGATATCGATCGCGCTCAATATCCACGGGCCGACCATGACGACCGTGTCCGCTTGCGCGTCGTCGAACAACGCCATCGGCGACGCGTTCCGCGCCGTGCGGATGGGCGAAGCCGAAGCGATGATCTGCGGCGGGTCGGAGGCGCCGATCAGCCCGATCGCGGTCGGCGGTTTCTGCGCGATGCGCGCGCTCTCGACGCGCAACGACGATCCTGCGACGGCGAGCCGCCCGTTCGACGCCGAGCGCGACGGCTTCGTCATCTGCGAAGGCGGCGGCGCGCTCGTCCTCGAGGAGCGGACCGCGGCGATGAAGCGCGGCGCGCGGATCTACGCGGAGATGATCGGCTACGGCCAGTCGTCCGATGCCTACCATATGGTCGCGCCCGATCCGGACGCGCGCGGCGTCAAGCTCGCGATGATCCGCGGACTGCGCGACGCCGGCATCAAGCCCGACGAGGTCGGCTACATCAACGCGCACGCGACGTCGACCGGTCTCGGCGACGCGTCGGAGACCCAGGCGATCAAAGCCGTCTTCGGCGAGGGTGCGCAGAAACTGCCCGTGAGCGCGAACAAGTCGATGTTCGGTCATGCGCTTGGAGCGGCCGGTGCGCTCGAGGGCATCTGCACGGTACTCACCCTCGAACGCGGCATCATCCCGCCGACGATCAACTACCACACATTCGACCCCCAGTGCGACCTCGATTGCGTGCCGAACGTCGCGCGCAAGGCCGACGTCGACGTGGCGATCTCGAATTCGTTCGGCTTCGGCGGCCACAACGCCGTGCTCGTCTTCAAACGGCACGTTGACGCATAA
- the purH gene encoding bifunctional phosphoribosylaminoimidazolecarboxamide formyltransferase/IMP cyclohydrolase, translating to MPVSAALLSLSDRQGLDKLAAALRSRGFRLVATSGTAAAIRALGIECDDVGDLTGFPPLLGGRVKTLHPNVFAGILASRADESHVAELERYELPAFSVVAVTLYPFERVVAGGASEADAVENIDIGGVTLLRAAAKNYADVTVLSDPRQYDDFISALESGGASTAARRALAAAAFARCEEYDAAIARFFAPSDSATNEPPATLRLSLPRELALRYGENPWARAAFYLGAGAPAHPKQLSGKTLSYNNLLDVDSCLRLLAPVDEPGGFPASARSNRRVQAAIVKHTVPCGYAARESSAAALDAALGADPISAFGGIVACSGRIDKAAAELLRARFLEVVAAPGYDDDARALLAAKKNLRLLEFEAQLPAALLRSPKIRSALGGVLFEYPDPDAPPDVWKVVTPTSPEQAQWRDLLFAFGAVRQIKSNAAVVVKDEVTLGVCGGQTNRVAAVELACKRAGDAVRGAVLATDGFFPFADGIEAAAAVGIGAVVAPSGSIRDSEVVAAAERLGVPLVFASRRYFLH from the coding sequence GTGCCCGTTTCCGCCGCACTGCTCTCCCTGTCGGACCGGCAGGGCCTTGACAAGCTCGCGGCCGCTCTTCGTTCGCGCGGCTTCAGGCTCGTCGCGACGAGCGGTACCGCTGCTGCGATCCGCGCCCTCGGCATCGAGTGCGATGACGTAGGCGATCTCACCGGATTTCCGCCGCTGCTCGGCGGTCGCGTCAAGACGCTCCACCCGAACGTCTTCGCCGGCATCCTCGCGTCGCGCGCAGACGAGTCGCACGTCGCGGAGCTCGAACGCTACGAGTTGCCCGCATTCTCCGTCGTCGCGGTGACGCTCTATCCGTTCGAACGCGTCGTCGCCGGCGGCGCGTCTGAGGCGGACGCGGTCGAGAACATCGACATCGGCGGCGTGACCCTGTTGCGTGCCGCGGCGAAGAACTACGCCGACGTCACCGTCCTTTCGGATCCGCGGCAGTACGACGACTTCATATCCGCGCTCGAAAGCGGCGGAGCGTCGACGGCCGCACGGCGCGCGCTTGCTGCTGCGGCTTTCGCGCGCTGCGAAGAGTACGACGCAGCGATAGCCCGATTCTTCGCTCCGTCCGACAGCGCGACGAACGAGCCCCCGGCGACGCTACGGCTATCGCTGCCGCGCGAGCTCGCGCTCCGCTACGGCGAAAATCCGTGGGCGCGAGCGGCATTCTACCTCGGCGCCGGCGCGCCGGCGCATCCCAAACAGCTGTCAGGCAAGACGCTTTCGTACAACAACCTGCTCGACGTCGACTCGTGTCTGCGGCTGCTCGCGCCGGTCGACGAACCTGGCGGATTTCCGGCGTCGGCTCGCAGCAATCGCAGGGTCCAGGCGGCGATCGTCAAGCACACCGTGCCGTGCGGCTATGCCGCGCGAGAGTCTTCGGCCGCGGCGCTCGACGCCGCGCTCGGGGCGGATCCGATATCCGCGTTCGGCGGCATCGTTGCGTGCTCGGGGCGCATAGACAAAGCGGCTGCGGAGCTGCTCCGCGCGAGATTCTTGGAGGTCGTCGCGGCACCCGGTTACGACGACGACGCACGCGCGCTCTTGGCCGCGAAGAAAAATCTGCGCCTGCTGGAGTTCGAAGCGCAGCTTCCCGCAGCGCTCCTGCGCTCGCCGAAGATACGCTCCGCGCTCGGCGGCGTGCTTTTCGAGTATCCGGATCCCGATGCGCCGCCGGACGTGTGGAAGGTCGTCACGCCGACCTCGCCCGAGCAGGCGCAATGGCGCGATCTGCTATTCGCGTTCGGTGCGGTGCGTCAGATCAAGTCGAACGCGGCGGTCGTCGTCAAGGACGAAGTGACGCTCGGCGTCTGCGGCGGTCAAACGAATCGGGTCGCGGCGGTCGAGCTCGCGTGCAAGCGAGCCGGCGACGCCGTGCGAGGCGCCGTCTTAGCGACAGACGGATTCTTTCCGTTCGCGGACGGGATCGA
- the rnc gene encoding ribonuclease III, with protein MTHNLSRRRTLRSFGKRAGLREAAKGACELLDIALTHDSYAHERARPGAAAISNERLEFLGDAVLGHVVARDLYERFPTEPEGSLSRRRASLVSREALAQTARRLDVGPLLLLGKGEAAAGGERRPRVLAGVFEALVGAVYLSEGFVAAEAFVTREHLAYAQTPDGSDPKTELQEYAQARFKHAPVYAVTGEAGPAHAKAFTVEVTVGGKVMGTGTGATKKQAQARAAAQALSMIPKRIRRRRGTELST; from the coding sequence TTGACGCATAATCTTTCGCGGCGCCGGACGCTTCGATCGTTCGGCAAGCGCGCCGGCCTGCGCGAAGCGGCCAAAGGCGCCTGCGAACTGCTCGACATCGCGCTCACTCACGACTCGTACGCGCACGAACGCGCAAGGCCGGGAGCGGCGGCGATCTCGAACGAGCGGCTCGAATTCCTCGGCGACGCCGTGCTCGGGCACGTGGTCGCGCGCGATCTCTACGAGCGATTTCCAACCGAGCCGGAGGGCTCGCTCTCGCGCCGGCGCGCATCGCTCGTATCACGTGAAGCGCTCGCGCAAACCGCGCGCAGGCTCGACGTCGGTCCGCTGCTCTTGCTCGGAAAGGGCGAGGCGGCGGCGGGCGGCGAACGGCGGCCGAGGGTCCTCGCTGGGGTCTTCGAAGCGCTCGTCGGCGCCGTCTATCTCAGCGAGGGATTCGTCGCGGCCGAAGCTTTCGTCACGCGCGAGCATCTGGCGTACGCCCAAACGCCGGATGGGTCGGACCCGAAGACGGAGCTGCAAGAGTACGCACAGGCGCGTTTCAAACACGCGCCGGTGTACGCCGTGACCGGCGAAGCCGGACCCGCGCACGCGAAAGCGTTCACCGTCGAGGTCACGGTCGGCGGCAAGGTGATGGGAACCGGCACGGGAGCGACGAAGAAACAGGCGCAAGCGCGAGCCGCGGCGCAGGCCTTGAGTATGATCCCGAAGCGGATCCGGCGGCGACGGGGAACCGAGCTATCTACCTAA
- a CDS encoding inner membrane CreD family protein, which yields MAVRLVCITAILIVAWMSWGILAQVLDSRTRQADSEQQTDLGALWGPQQTQSAPTFTAAEGKRFETLPIDATDISTDLDLEQRRKGLLWHNTYQVDFSGDYSVVAPASARSITLAFPFPSPNAIYDDVRVVVDGRLAAFTTTTAAVTAAIRVRGDQPLTVTVAYRSRGIGKWAYQFGAGIDAIKNFSLAMTTNFDAIDFPSQSLAPTLETKTANGWRLNWRYQDLVSGWGIGMQMPEPLQPGPVAERLSAWAPLSLLFYFFVMMILCTTKRIDLHPMHYFFLAASFFAFHLLFAYTVDRIPLGWAFALCAAVSMFLTITYLRIVVGMRFAAVEAGLAQFFYLVLFSLALFNPGYSGLAITIGCIITLFATMQMTARIDWNQVFSNGGARRSPNASPVASGPQ from the coding sequence ATGGCAGTGCGTCTCGTATGCATAACCGCGATCCTCATAGTCGCATGGATGTCGTGGGGTATCCTCGCCCAGGTCCTCGACAGTCGTACTCGACAAGCAGATTCCGAGCAGCAGACAGACCTCGGTGCCCTATGGGGTCCACAGCAGACGCAAAGCGCTCCGACCTTCACGGCCGCCGAAGGAAAGCGATTCGAGACGCTCCCGATCGACGCTACCGACATCAGCACGGACTTGGACCTCGAGCAGCGCCGAAAAGGTCTGCTTTGGCATAACACCTATCAAGTCGACTTCTCAGGTGATTACTCGGTCGTCGCTCCGGCGTCCGCTCGGAGCATAACGCTCGCGTTTCCGTTCCCTTCGCCCAATGCAATCTACGACGATGTCCGCGTCGTCGTCGATGGTCGCCTCGCAGCATTCACGACGACCACGGCGGCCGTCACGGCGGCGATCCGAGTCCGAGGCGATCAGCCCTTGACGGTGACGGTCGCCTATCGGTCGCGAGGCATCGGCAAGTGGGCTTATCAGTTCGGTGCGGGGATCGACGCGATCAAGAATTTCTCTTTGGCGATGACGACCAATTTCGATGCGATCGACTTCCCGTCGCAGTCGCTAGCCCCCACCCTCGAGACCAAAACCGCCAACGGGTGGCGCCTGAACTGGCGATATCAGGATCTGGTCTCGGGGTGGGGCATCGGCATGCAGATGCCCGAGCCCCTGCAGCCGGGTCCGGTCGCAGAACGGCTCTCGGCGTGGGCGCCGCTCTCACTCTTGTTCTACTTCTTCGTGATGATGATCTTGTGCACGACCAAGCGCATCGATCTGCATCCGATGCACTATTTCTTCCTCGCGGCGTCCTTCTTCGCGTTCCACCTGCTCTTCGCGTACACGGTCGACCGGATACCGCTCGGATGGGCATTCGCGCTCTGCGCGGCCGTTTCGATGTTCTTGACGATCACGTACCTGCGGATCGTCGTCGGCATGCGGTTCGCAGCGGTCGAAGCCGGGCTCGCCCAGTTCTTCTATCTCGTTCTGTTCTCGCTTGCGCTGTTCAACCCGGGGTACAGCGGGCTCGCGATCACGATCGGCTGCATCATCACGCTCTTCGCGACGATGCAGATGACGGCGCGGATCGACTGGAACCAGGTGTTCAGCAACGGCGGCGCCCGCCGAAGTCCAAATGCGTCGCCGGTTGCCTCAGGTCCGCAGTAG